A single Pygocentrus nattereri isolate fPygNat1 chromosome 28, fPygNat1.pri, whole genome shotgun sequence DNA region contains:
- the abt1 gene encoding activator of basal transcription 1, producing the protein MADKEINLAEMDEGTNDTDEDVELKEQADGLKQDKVEGSDLEEDDDGDDDDEDGELLDNDEAKKTKAKKCVPGIVYLGHIPPRLRPKHVRNMLGVYGEIGRVFLQSEDHSIKKKKRKAGVNGSRFVEGWVEFRDKRIAKKVAASLHNTPIGTRKRSPFSSDLWSIKYLHRFQWCHLSERLAYEQMVYHQRMRTEISQAKRETNFYLASVEKSQTLDRLREKKKMKGEAFDEKSWNFTQRRTEEEMRLDRIKRKGLSKKTLQKAQEKSKAIQEKAQSNVCLLAKIFSSGKSQD; encoded by the exons ATGGCGGATAAAGAAATAAACCTTGCTGAAATGGATGAAGGCACAAATGATACGGATGAAGACGTGGAATTGAAAGAACAGGCGGATGGACTTAAACAAGACAAAGTTGAAGGCAGTGACCTGGAGGAGGacgatgatggtgatgatgatgatgaggacgGAGAACTGTTAGATAATGACGAGGCGAAAAAGACCAAGGCTAAGAAATGCGTCCCAGGCATTGTGTACTTGGGCCACATTCCTCCGAGGCTGCGGCCAAAACATGTGCGGAACATGCTGGGTGTGTATGGAGAGATTGGAAGggtcttcctccagtctgaag ATCATTCTatcaaaaagaagaagaggaaagcagGTGTCAATGGATCGAGGTTCGTGGAGGGCTGGGTGGAGTTCAGGGACAAACGCATCGCTAAGAAAGTAGCAGCCAGTCTGCACAACACACCCATAGGCACCCGCAAGAGGAGCCCCTTCAGCAGTGACCTGTGGTCCATAAAA TACCTGCACAGGTTCCAGTGGTGCCACCTGAGTGAGAGACTCGCGTATGAGCAGATGGTCTATCACCAGCGCATGAGGACGGAAATCTCACAGGCCAAGCGCGAGACCAACTTCTACCTGGCCAGCGTGGAGAAGAGCCAGACTCTGGACAGGCTgagggagaagaagaagatgaagggCGAGGCTTTTGACGAGAAGAGCTGGAACTTCACACAGCGACGCACAGAAGAGGAAATGAGGCTGGACCGAATTAAGAGGAAAGGTCTGTCCAAGAAGACCCTCCAGAAAGCTCAGGAGAAGAGCAAGGCCATTCAGGAGAAAGCGCAGTCCAATGTGTGCCTGCTGGCAAAAATCTTCAGCAGTGGAAAATCTCAGGACTGA
- the comta gene encoding catechol O-methyltransferase A: MECCCLTVCVGTVALLFALLWWFVRALNRSSFWVLMWNVFIIEQLRNKFTQTTRPQRILKAVQKNATKGDPDSVISAIDHYCKHSEWAMNVGDEKGSILDSVVSEVNPSTVLELGTYCGYSAVRIARLLSPGSKLITVEFNPAIAAIAKQIIAYAGIQDKVTLVEGSSGDLIPKMKECFGITSFDFIFLDHWKDRYVPDTKLLEECGLLRKGTVLLADNVICPGAPEYLKYIRNNRRYESRYYPAHLEYTKVEDGLEKSIFLG; this comes from the exons aTGGAGTGCTGTTGTCTGACGGTATGTGTTGGTACAGTCGCTCTTCTGTTTGCTCTCCTGTGGTGGTTCGTCCGGGCTTTGAACAGGAGTTCTTTTTGGGTGCTGATGTGGAATGTCTTCATCATCGAGCAACTCCGCAATAAGTTCACTCAGACCACACGACCTCAG CGGATTCTGAAAGCGGTCCAGAAGAATGCCACTAAAGGAGATCCTGACAGCGTCATCTCTGCCATCGACCATTACTGCAAGCACTCTGAATGGGCCATGAACGTGGGAGACGAGAAAG GCTCCATTTTGGATTCAGTGGTCAGTGAGGTCAACCCCAGCACGGTGCTGGAGCTGGGCACATACTGCGGATATTCAGCGGTCAGAATCGCCCGTCTGCTGTCCCCTGGCTCCAAACTCATCACTGTAGAGTTCAACCCTGCCATCGCTGCCATCGCCAAGCAGATCATAGCCTACGCTGGAATCCAagacaag GTCACCCTAGTGGAGGGCTCCTCTGGTGACTTGATCCCCAAAATGAAGGAGTGCTTTGGCATCACATCATTTGATTTCATCTTTTTGGACCACTGGAAGGACCGTTACGTTCCTGACACCAAGCTGCTCGAG GAGTGTGGCCTGCTCAGGAAAGGCACAGTCCTGTTGGCTGATAACGTCATCTGTCCAGGAGCACCAGAATACCTGAAGTACATCAGGAACAACCGTCGCTACGAGAGTCGATACTACCCAGCCCACCTGGAGTACACCAAGGTGGAGGACGGCTTGGAAAAATCTATCTTCTTGGGTTAA